One genomic segment of Impatiens glandulifera chromosome 6, dImpGla2.1, whole genome shotgun sequence includes these proteins:
- the LOC124943423 gene encoding pectinesterase inhibitor-like: MALSHSLNLHSFLLSLLVFFTLSFALPNIKANTLVSKICADTRNPSLCNHVLNSDPGASTADLKGLGYISIKIALTNVKQTLPYIKSLVMQTTNVMLKNRFKTCAENYSDTVDSLNKSKTVLDKGDIPSLRTYASAAFHGTDTCKDSFEGPPAAPAQLNDANKKLEDLVSILLKIGALLGGDNSL, encoded by the coding sequence atgGCTTTGTCTCATTCTCTCAATTTGCATTCATTTTTGCTCTCCTTGTTAGTGTTTTTTACTCTTTCATTTGCATTGCCAAACATCAAAGCAAACACTTTAGTCTCTAAAATTTGTGCCGATACTCGAAACCCTTCTCTATGCAATCATGTTTTGAACTCTGACCCAGGAGCCTCAACTGCTGATCTCAAGGGTCTGGGTTACATATCGATCAAAATAGCTCTCACCAATGTTAAACAAACATTACCATACATTAAATCACTCGTCATGCAGACCACCAATGTAATGCTCAAGAACCGATTTAAGACTTGCGCCGAGAACTATTCCGATACCGTTGACAGCCTTAACAAAAGCAAGACGGTCTTGGATAAGGGAGATATTCCGAGTCTTCGGACCTACGCCTCGGCCGCGTTCCATGGGACCGACACTTGCAAAGACAGTTTTGAAGGGCCACCAGCCGCACCAGCCCAGCTAAATGATGCCAACAAGAAGCTGGAAGATCTTGTTAGCATTCTTTTGAAAATTGGAGCGCTTTTAGGGGGAGATAATAGCTTATAG